GCGAGCTGGTCCGAGTCAATCGCCGCCAGCGCCTCCCACGGGTGCCCCTTGGGCGTGGCGACGACGAAGGGCTCGTCGTAGACCGGCAGGGTTGCGATCCCGGCCTCGTGGAACGGCTCGGCCAGGATCGCCACGTCGATCTCGCCCTGCTTGAGCATTTCGGCCAGCCGGCTGGTGTAGTTTTCCTCGAGCAGGATCTGCATCTGCGGCGCCCGCTCGCGCAGGTCCGGGATCAGGTGCGGCAGCAGGTAGGGACTGATCGTGTAGATGATGCCGAGCCGCAGCGATCCGGCCAGCGGGTCCTTGCCCTGCTCGGCCAGCTGCTTGATCACCTGCACCTCCTCGAGCACACGCTGCGCCTGTTCGACGATGCGCTCGCCGTTCGGCGTCAGCGTCACGTCGCCGGCGGCGCGCTCGAACAAGGTCACGCCGAGCTCGTCCTCGAGTTTTTTCACCGCGACCGACAGCGTCGGCTGCGAAACGAAGCAGCTCGCCGCTGCACGGCCGAAATGGCGCTCGCGAGCAACCGCGACGATGTAGCGGAACTCGGTCAGCGTCATCGCCAGCGTCTCCGGCCGATCTCGGCACAGCGCGCCGAACACAGCCCGATGATCACGGCGATCAGCCCGAGACAGGTCAGCAGCACCCACACCGGCATGGTCACGCCGAACAGCGTGAAATCGACCGCCGAGCAATCGCCGACCGGGCGGACCAGCGTACCGATCCACGCCGGCATCTGGTTCAGGTCGATCGGAAACGGCAGGCTGGCCGCGCAGGTCACGCTCGGATCGGCCGGGCCGTACTGCAGGCGCAGGTTCCAGATCGCCGCCAGCGCACCGGCGGATGCCACGGCAATCATCAGGCCACCGAGCAGCTTCACCCCGGCCTTGCTGTTGGGGCGCCACACCGCAGCCAGCAGGGCCAGCAGGCCGACAACCAGGATGGCCAGCCGCTGGTAAACGCACATCAGGCACGGCATCACCCAGTTGTAGATCTGGTGATACAGCGCAAAGCCGATCATCGCCGCGCAGGCGATGAAGATCAGCAGAAATCCGGTGCGCCAGTAGCGCAGCGCCAAGCTCATAGTCGTCACTCCATCCCGATTGTTTTTTTCAATCGGTAACGATTGTAACCTGCGCCACGCACACTGCGTCAGCCCTGCCGAGATGAATGTCAGTGTGGTAATCACACTCGCCGCAATCTGGCGCTTTCGGTATAATCTGCTTTTGCGTGCAAAGGATTTCGACCACCATGCGCATCGTTCAGAAAGCTCTCACTTTCGACGACGTCCTCCTCGTCCCGGCCCACTCCACGGTGATGCCGCGCGATGTCAGTCTCTCGACCCAGCTCACCCGCAGCATCCGCCTGAACCTGCCGCTGCTGTCCGCCGCAATGGACACGGTGACCGAGTCGCGTCTTGCCATCGCCATGGCGCAGGAAGGCGGCATGGGCATCATCCACAAGAACATGACGCCCAAGGCGCAGGCGTTCGAAGTCTCCAAAGTCAAGCGTTACGAATCGGGCATCGTCAAGGACCCAGTCACCGTACGCCCGGACATGCTGGTTCGCGACGTGCTCGCGCTGACCCGGCAGCACAAGATTTCCGGCCTGCCGGTGCTCGATGCGCAAGGCCAGGTCGTCGGCATCGTCACCAACCGAGACATCCGCTTCGAATCGCGCCTCGACGTGCCGGTCAGCTCGATCATGACCCCGAAAGAGCGGCTGATCACCGTCAGGGAAGGCGCCAGCATCGACGAAGCGCGCAACCTGATGCACGAACACCGGCTCGAGCGCGTGCTGGTCGTCGACGACGGCTTCCGCCTCAAGGGCCTGATCACCGTCAAGGACATCATCAAGACCAGCGAACACCCGCTCGCCGCCAAGGACGAACAGGGCCGGCTGCGCGTCGGCGCCGCAGTCGGCGTCGGTGAAGGCACCGACGAGCGCGTGGCGCTGCTGGCCGAAGCCGGCGTTGACGTCATCGTCGTCGATACCGCGCACGGCCACAGCCAGGGCGTGATCGACCGGGTTCGCTGGGTCAAGCAGAACTACCCGCAAGTGCAGGTCATCGGCGGCAACATCGCCACCGCCGCCGCCGCGCTGGCGCTGGTCGAAGCCGGCGCCGATGCGGTCAAGGTCGGCATCGGCCCGGGCTCGATCTGCACCACGCGCATCGTCGCCGGTGTCGGCGTGCCGCAGATCTCGGCGGTTGCCAATGTTGCCGACGCGCTGGCCAAGCACGGCATCCCGCTGATTGCCGACGGCGGCATCCGCTTCTCGGGCGACATTTCCAAGGCCATCGCCGCCGGCGCCAGCTGCGTGATGCTCGGCGGCCTGTTCGCCGGCACCGAGGAAGCCCCGGGCGAAGTCGAGCTGTACCAGGGCCGCAGCTACAAGAGCTACCGCGGCATGGGCTCGCTCGGCGCCATGGCCGGCAGCAACGGCTCGTCGGACCGCTACTTCCAGGACAACGTCAACAACGCCGACAAGCTGGTGCCCGAAGGCATCGAAGGCCGCGTACCGTACAAGGGCCCGCTGACCGCAATCGTCCACCAGTTGATGGGCGGCCTGCGCTCGTCGATGGGCTACCTTGGCTGCGCCACGATCGACGACGTCCATACCAAGGCCGAGTTCGTCGAGATCACCGCCTCGGGCATCCGCGAATCGCACGTCCACGATGTGCAGATCACCAAGGAAGCACCGAACTACCGGATGGAGTAAGGGTCGACGTCCAGCGAAGTCCACGGACGTCCTCCCATGCCTCACAAACCCCGCATTTCTGCTAGATCGCGGGGTTTTTCGTGCCTATTGATACTCACGAAACGCCGTCCAAGCCCGATGAACCCGCCCCCTGTTTTGCCGCTATTCCGGGCGAGCCCGAAAAAGCGTCGGACTGGAACCGGGGGCAGGTCAATGCGCAGCAAGCCCGGGCGCGGCAATCGGATCAGGCACTTGTCGTCTTGAGCTCCTGCCGGACGGCAAAGCGATCGCCGTCACCTTGGGACGCATGGTCAAACGGGCTGATTCGCAGCATCAACGCATCACTGCGTTTCAGTGCCTTGGCCTGCGCCAGCAGGGCATTCAGATCGTCGTGTACCGTAATGTACCGTCCGGTCAGGAAGTCGAACTGCCCCGAAGCCAGCGCGACGATACGTTCTGCGCCCGGCTCCGGATCGACAGTGCGGCCGCTCTCCGCCTCGTCGGCCATCCACGCCGCCAGTGCAGCCTGCGCCGATCCTGCGGGTGCACCTCGAGCGATGAAATCACTTCCCATGCCGACGCGGTGCACGAGGCCGGGATGAAATGCAAACAGGCTGACCCCGGTCGATCTTGCTTCGACAGCCACGTTTTCGGTGAGCTTGATCAGCGCTGATTTGGCAACCGAATAGGCGGATGCGGTCGGCCAGCGGAATGCGCCCGCATTGCTGGCCATACTGATGATGCGCCCGTGCTTTCTTGGCGCCATTCTGGCCAGCGCCTCCTGAAGGCACAGGAAACTCCCGCGAAGGTGAACCTCAATGGTTTGCCACCACTCGCCCCCGTCCACCTCCCATGCGCGTCCGATCGGCCCTGCATTGCCTGCATTGTTGATCAGCAGCGACAGCGGTCCCAACGCCTCTTCCACCTGATTGAAAGCGCGGCGGATTGACCCGGCATCGGTTACGTCGGCCAGCACGCCCAGCGCAGTCCCGCCCTCCGCACGGATGGCCGCAACAGCCAGATCGAGCTGTGCGCCACTTCGCGCCATGATTGCGACTTTAGCGCCGGCTGCTGCCAGCCTTCGTCCGTAGATCAGCCCCAGCCCGCGTGCGCCGCCGGTAATGACCGCCACCGTACCGACCAGCGAAATTTGGCGAGTATCCATTCATTCCTCCATGATCACGCCAGTGAAATCGAATTCCCGTCAGATAACTTACATAACATCAAAAAGTTACTTACTGTTGCAGAGTGGTGTTTAAATTTCAATAATTTCAGGAGGTGCGTACTTGATAAGGCAGGCGTAGCGCTCGCCATCGGAACCCGTGGCATTGGTTCCCTGGCACGCAAGCGTCGCCGAGATCGGTCATCCCGCGCATTGCGATTGCCGTGGGACTGCATGTGCGCAAAGCGTGCCGCTTGCCCACGCTTGCGTTCCTACATGCCGGAGCAATGCCCTTCCCCGTCCTCATGCGGGGATTGCTTGATCAGCGTGGCCCCAGGCACACGACATCGGAGCACGAAGTCAGGCATTCGGATCCGGCGGGCCGCTTCCGGTGATTCACGTCACCGGCGATCGCACCCGCTCAATGAGCCCGTGCGCAGCGGCAGCTCGGGGGACGCTGATTCAGAAGCCGGCGGCGAGCCCACCGGACATCCGGCACGTTGTGCCCGAAGACATAACGCGTCAGCAACCGGGCTCGGGTCGCCCATCAGGGCCGGCACGCCGCTGGCGCGTTGAATCGCCAGCATGGCTTCTCCGCCGCTAGCTACCAACCCCGGCACGGCAGGCTCGGCGGCGTGACCGTCTCCGAGGCCAGACGTACCAAGACGCGCAAAGCCGGGAATGCCTAGCTCGCCACCCGTGGCCGAGCCATGTGCTGCCAGCAACCAGCGCCACCGGCAGCGTCACGAACGTTACAGTATCAGTAACTCGGCGGTGCCATTCAGGCTGCTCATGCCGGAGGTCGAGCATGCGTTCAGATCGGTATTCAGATAAACCTTCGTTTCGACGACCGAACGCCCCAAGTAGCGGCCATCGGTGATGGGAGCGACGCGCACGATCACGGTGCTTCCTTCCACCGCATTGACCGTACTGGTGCCGCCACTCCATGTGCTGCTCGTACCATCGCTCCAGTTGATCGTTTTAGCCATAGTGCCGGTACTGACCCCCAACAGCGACAGGCAACTGGCACCTGCAAACGGGAAATTGGCATGGCTGACGGCAGAGCCATTCCAGAGCGGCAACAAAGACGTGCATTGCGAATAAGTAGACGTCGTGTCGACCTGAACCGTTTGGGCGGTCTGGGTAATGCCTGGTGTATACGAATCAGCGGCCGAACCGGTACAGGTGACCAGCGCAGCTTGTGCGCTGGCACAAAGCCCAAGCATTAACAACATGCCTGCGATCAATCGCGAGATAAAGGTCGACAGCAACGAAAGTAACTGAATCATGACAATCCTTCTATTGGATGGAAATGCTGATCGATATTGTTCATGCGCTACTTTCTTGATAGCTGTAGGCGCGTAAGCCCCAAATGAACTGCCTCCGGCTTCTTGGCCACCCGGAATCAGTGGAGTCCGCATTGTCGTTGCTTGGCATGCAAACCAGCAATGAATAATTCAAGAAAAGTAGTCATCAACCCAAACCTGCTTCCCCTTGGCCCTGAAACGGCGAAAGGCAGGTCAACCAAAGCCGCGCACACACAGGTATGCAATAGCAAGAAGGCCCGCAGCAGATGTTGCGGGCCTTTTCAGCAATATCAGGTCAGGGAACCCCGACGAACTCGAGCGTGGTAGCGCCGCTGGTTTGTGTCAGCGGAGTATTGTCCGAGCAACTCGCGAGACTGGTCTTCAGTACAAGCAGCGTTTCCACGGCATTGGCACCTTTGAACTCCCCGGTTTCCACGGAGGAAGTCCGCGTGACCGCATAGCTTGCTCCCAGGTCAACCCGGGCGACCGTCGCCCCTGCTCCCGCCAAGGTACTGCCTGCGCCGTCACTGTAAACAATCGTTTTGTCGCCATAAGTCGAGCCGGGCGTTGCGATCTGCGCGCAGGTGCTACCTTTGAGATGGTTGACTGCGGTGCCTGTGCCGGAACCCACGAACAACGGAATCACCGAGGTGCAATTAACGTAGGTCGAGGTAACCGTAGCAGTCACGTCCTGTGGCACGTTAGTAATGGCAGGATTATAAGTCGTGGTGAGGATACCAGTGCATGAGCCAAGTGCAGCGGCAGATGCTTGGCTGAACATGCCACTCGTTAACAAGCCAGCCACTGCCAGCTTGGCAAACCATCCTCGGATTGATTTCACAAGTAATCTCCAGTTGACTCTGACATTGAAAGCAAAATCGAAGCTTATCTTTCAACAAGCATTCAAAATGCTAATTTTCAGCCCGCAATTATCAAGCAGGCAGCGACAGACGGTCAGCGCAGATGTCGTTTAACAGGCATACCCTGTTAAATTTGACAGGGTCAAATCACCACGACTCAGTGAACGGCATCAGTGCTGAATCACCCCGGAGACGAAAATTCATCTACATGGCTTTCGTCGCAAACGTGTTTTCCGGCTACATCATCGGCT
This window of the Jeongeupia sp. USM3 genome carries:
- a CDS encoding hydrogen peroxide-inducible genes activator, coding for MTLTEFRYIVAVARERHFGRAAASCFVSQPTLSVAVKKLEDELGVTLFERAAGDVTLTPNGERIVEQAQRVLEEVQVIKQLAEQGKDPLAGSLRLGIIYTISPYLLPHLIPDLRERAPQMQILLEENYTSRLAEMLKQGEIDVAILAEPFHEAGIATLPVYDEPFVVATPKGHPWEALAAIDSDQLAEENVLLLSPGNCFRDHVLQTCPDLNRESLPAGSLQRTLQGSSLTTIRHMVAGGIGVTVLPATSVSSADEALLTIRPFSEPVPTRRVVLAWRKNFPRAAAIEAVRQAILACALPAVTLLDEPEIH
- the guaB gene encoding IMP dehydrogenase — protein: MRIVQKALTFDDVLLVPAHSTVMPRDVSLSTQLTRSIRLNLPLLSAAMDTVTESRLAIAMAQEGGMGIIHKNMTPKAQAFEVSKVKRYESGIVKDPVTVRPDMLVRDVLALTRQHKISGLPVLDAQGQVVGIVTNRDIRFESRLDVPVSSIMTPKERLITVREGASIDEARNLMHEHRLERVLVVDDGFRLKGLITVKDIIKTSEHPLAAKDEQGRLRVGAAVGVGEGTDERVALLAEAGVDVIVVDTAHGHSQGVIDRVRWVKQNYPQVQVIGGNIATAAAALALVEAGADAVKVGIGPGSICTTRIVAGVGVPQISAVANVADALAKHGIPLIADGGIRFSGDISKAIAAGASCVMLGGLFAGTEEAPGEVELYQGRSYKSYRGMGSLGAMAGSNGSSDRYFQDNVNNADKLVPEGIEGRVPYKGPLTAIVHQLMGGLRSSMGYLGCATIDDVHTKAEFVEITASGIRESHVHDVQITKEAPNYRME
- a CDS encoding disulfide bond formation protein B, encoding MSLALRYWRTGFLLIFIACAAMIGFALYHQIYNWVMPCLMCVYQRLAILVVGLLALLAAVWRPNSKAGVKLLGGLMIAVASAGALAAIWNLRLQYGPADPSVTCAASLPFPIDLNQMPAWIGTLVRPVGDCSAVDFTLFGVTMPVWVLLTCLGLIAVIIGLCSARCAEIGRRRWR
- a CDS encoding SDR family NAD(P)-dependent oxidoreductase, whose protein sequence is MDTRQISLVGTVAVITGGARGLGLIYGRRLAAAGAKVAIMARSGAQLDLAVAAIRAEGGTALGVLADVTDAGSIRRAFNQVEEALGPLSLLINNAGNAGPIGRAWEVDGGEWWQTIEVHLRGSFLCLQEALARMAPRKHGRIISMASNAGAFRWPTASAYSVAKSALIKLTENVAVEARSTGVSLFAFHPGLVHRVGMGSDFIARGAPAGSAQAALAAWMADEAESGRTVDPEPGAERIVALASGQFDFLTGRYITVHDDLNALLAQAKALKRSDALMLRISPFDHASQGDGDRFAVRQELKTTSA